The following nucleotide sequence is from Pseudomonas sp. RC10.
TCACGGAGTTCATTCTTGCTCATGCGTGAAACCCCTGTATTCATCGACGGCCCGGTGGGCCAACTCGAAGCCCTGTACCTTGATCTGGAAGGGGCCAAGGGCCTGGCGCTGATCTGCCATCCTAACCCGGTTCAGGGCGGCACGATGCTCAACAAAGTCATCTCGACCCTGCAACGGACCGCTCGCGACGCCGGATACATTACCTTGCGTTTCAATTATCGGGGCGTTGGCGCCAGCGCTGGCAGTTCGGACATGGGGCAGGGCGAAGTCGATGATGCTGAAGCCGCTGCCACCTGGTTTCGCGAAAAACATCCGGACCTGCCCATGACGCTGTTCGGGTTTTCCTTCGGCGGTTTCGTCGCGGCCACCCTCGGCGGGCGCCTTGAAGCCAAGGGCGAAACCCTGAGCCATCTGTTCATGGTTGCGCCTGCTGTCATGCGCATTGCCGACCCGAGCGCCCTCCCGCAAAAAGGGCCACTGACCCTGATTCAGCCGGAAACCGACGAAGTGGTTGACCCACAACTCGTATATGCCTGGTCTGACGCACTCTCGCGCCCCCATGAGCTGCTGAAAGTGGCAGAATGCGGACACTTTTTCCACGGCAAGCTGACCGACCTCAAGGATCTGGTCCTGCCGCGCCTTTCGAACTGATTGCTGCACCCAGAATAAGCGACCCGCCATGACCACTCGTATCCTGACCGGTATCACCACCACCGGTACGCCCCACTTGGGCAACTACGCCGGAGCCATTCGCCCGGCCATTGTCGCCAGCCGCCAGAGCGACGCTGATTCGTTCTATTTTCTGGCCGACTACCACGCCCTGATCAAATGTGATGACCCGCTGCGCATCCAGCGCTCGCGCCTGGAAATCGCCGCGACCTGGCTGGCGGCCGGTCTGGATGTCGATCGCGTGACCTTCTACCGCCAGTCCGACATCCCGGAAATCCCGGAACTGACCTGGCTGCTGACCTGCGTGGCGGGTAAAGGCCTGCTCAACCGCGCCCATGCTTACAAGGCGTCGGTGGACAAGAACGTCGAAGCCGGTGAAGACCCGGATGCGGGCATCACCATGGGCCTGTTCAGCTACCCGGTGCTGATGGCGGCTGACATCCTGATGTTCAACGCCCATCAAGTGCCAGTGGGGCGTGACCAGATTCAGCACGTTGAAATGGCCCGTGACATCGGCCAGCGTTTCAACCACCTGTTCGGTCAGGGCAAGGAGTTCTTCGTCATGCCGGAAGCGCTGATCGAGGAAAGCGTGGCGACTTTGCCGGGCCTCGACGGTCGCAAGATGTCGAAGAGCTACGACAACACCATTCCGCTGTTCAGCAACGCGAAGGAGATGAAGGACGCGATCTCGCGCATTGTCACCGACTCGCGCCTGCCAGGCGAAGCCAAAGACCCGGACAATTCGCACCTGTTCACCTTGTACCAGGCGTTCGCCAGCAAGGCCCAGAGCGACGAATTCCGTGCCGACCTGCTGCAAGGGTTGGGCTGGGGCGATGCCAAGCAGCGTCTGTTCCAGTTGCTCGACAGCGAGCTGGGCGAGGCCCGTGAGAACTACCATCGTCTGATTGAACGCCCGGCGGATCTGGAAGACATTCTGTTGGCCGGTGCTCAGAAGGCTCGTCGTATTGCTACGCCGTTCCTGGGCGAACTGCGTGAAGCGGTGGGCTTGCGTTCCTTCCGCGAGACCACGCAAACCGTTGCCGCGACCAAGAAGAAAGCCAGCAAGGGCGCACGCTTCGTCAGTTTCCGTGAAGACGACGGCAGCTTCCGTTTCCGCCTGTTGGCCGCCGATGGCGAGCAATTGTTACTTTCCGAGCCCTTTACCGATGGTAAAGCGGCTGGGGCCGTCATGAAAACGCTGCAGCAGTTGGACAAGCTCGACGCAAGGCCTGCTTCTAACCAACGGCAATTTGATGTTTGGCTAGACAATAGAATCGTTGCTAAGAGCCCCATCTACGACACTAATGGCGTAATGATTTCCGCATTGTTGACGTTACCTCAGATGAAAAATCCACAAGACTGAGCAGCTACGGCAGCTGAAGTCTAATTGCCATTCCAACGGGCCATCGCTACAGTGGCGGCCCGTTTTTGCTCCCTAGCTAAAGACCATGACGCCCCTAGAAAGCTACCAGAACGACCTTAAAAAGCCCGAATTCTTCCACGATGCCGCTCAGGAAAACGCTGTGCGCCATCTGCAGCGTCTGTACGACGATCTGGTCGCAGCACATGAAAACAAGCCTGGCCTGTTCGGCAAGCTGTTCGGCAAGAAAGAAGTCACGGTGATCAAGGGCCTGTATTTCTGGGGCGGCGTAGGCCGTGGCAAGACGTACTTGGTCGACACCTTTTTCGAAGCGCTGCCGTTTCAAGACAAGATGCGCACGCACTTTCACCGCTTCATGAAGCGTGTGCACGAAGAAATGAAGAACCTCAAGGGCGAGAAGAACCCGCTGACGCTGATCGCCAAGCAGTTCGCGGGCGAGGCTCGGGTCATCTGCTTCGACGAATTCTTCGTCTCCGACATCACCGACGCCATGATCCTCGGCACGCTGATGGAAGAGCTGTTCAAGAACGGCGTAACGCTCGTGGCCACCTC
It contains:
- a CDS encoding alpha/beta fold hydrolase, coding for MRETPVFIDGPVGQLEALYLDLEGAKGLALICHPNPVQGGTMLNKVISTLQRTARDAGYITLRFNYRGVGASAGSSDMGQGEVDDAEAAATWFREKHPDLPMTLFGFSFGGFVAATLGGRLEAKGETLSHLFMVAPAVMRIADPSALPQKGPLTLIQPETDEVVDPQLVYAWSDALSRPHELLKVAECGHFFHGKLTDLKDLVLPRLSN
- a CDS encoding tryptophan--tRNA ligase, producing the protein MTTRILTGITTTGTPHLGNYAGAIRPAIVASRQSDADSFYFLADYHALIKCDDPLRIQRSRLEIAATWLAAGLDVDRVTFYRQSDIPEIPELTWLLTCVAGKGLLNRAHAYKASVDKNVEAGEDPDAGITMGLFSYPVLMAADILMFNAHQVPVGRDQIQHVEMARDIGQRFNHLFGQGKEFFVMPEALIEESVATLPGLDGRKMSKSYDNTIPLFSNAKEMKDAISRIVTDSRLPGEAKDPDNSHLFTLYQAFASKAQSDEFRADLLQGLGWGDAKQRLFQLLDSELGEARENYHRLIERPADLEDILLAGAQKARRIATPFLGELREAVGLRSFRETTQTVAATKKKASKGARFVSFREDDGSFRFRLLAADGEQLLLSEPFTDGKAAGAVMKTLQQLDKLDARPASNQRQFDVWLDNRIVAKSPIYDTNGVMISALLTLPQMKNPQD